The following DNA comes from Papaver somniferum cultivar HN1 chromosome 4, ASM357369v1, whole genome shotgun sequence.
ccctagACCCTCGAACACAGCCGGGAGGGGCTACTCCCTCCCAGACCCCCTGGATAAGCTTGCtgccggcatagtattcataccacgtccatgccggcaccgaggtttttcagctgcaaaaatggtggattcaaagaaaaaaaaatcaagttttcaacctcttagcaacaattctctcttcacaatcatcctccattttcaccaaaataatttccctctcaaattttcttcttctccttctaatCTCACCTCACTCAACCAAACACAAATaataatacacactaatcatttatcaaataatcttaagattttactaattattattaatcactaatcagtgaggagtagattaggaattacttaaaatacttagataaggggtgaccctgatttgatatttgaatcCCGTTTTTATCCTtttcctatatcccccaattgttttttatatcccccaattgttttttatatccccaatcgcgcgttctaaaAATATCTGGGCGCCTGGAAAGATgtttctttgtatttgataatcATCCCTCTCCATTAATTCTTCTTCCTTTCATTCTGTAACAAAAAGTTGAAATTTGTTAATGAAACTTGTTTGTAAATCAGTTGATTGGTCGCTCATATCAATTTTCCTTTCCAATTTCACGGAAATTTCCAATTTAATTTGTGAAATTTCCTGTTCATttctttcagttttcttttttaaTTCGGCTCGAATACAGATCATTGGGTCGGACCCGGTGAAGTTCATATTCGAGTAGTTCATCTTCTTTAACCGTTTTTCTGCTACTGTTTACAGTCCGAATCACCTGATCGATTCAGTGGATGATCAGATAAACTTTGAACTGATAATTTGTTCGTTTGATTGAAATTGTTGAACAATTTGTTTAGTTATCTCAAATTATAACTCAATTTGGTGAATAAAAAATCACTTTTAATTTCTCTGCACATTTCTTGTGACTGACATGAATGAGTTTTTTTCATCACatagggatttcctttgatcgtCCAAATATTATTTAAGTTTAAACTCTAAATGGTTAaaggaagagagaaaaaaatggtCATGGAGGAGGAACCACTATCTTATCagcaatatctttgagaatttaTGTTTAGAGATAGCTTGTCTTTTTCTCGATTGTTCatcaaataaatcaaaagaaggaGAGTGAATATATATCATCAAAATACTTTCTCTAATTAGATTATAATCATTCCGTGTTTGAAAGATAACAGAGTTAAACTAGGTGAGGAATTTTAGGACAGGTGGTATATTATGATTGGTGGGACACCGGGGATAGGGAAACTGGGGACAGGGGATCCGAGCCTATCAATTGTGCCAAAAGCACAACAAACACTACTTCATCAAGGGCAGTTTGGCAATGCCATTGTGTCTCTGGTCGTTACCAAGTCTGCAAAATGATAAGAGACTTCTTGGAAACTAAGGTCGGTATCTTTATTTTTTACTCtgtccgttcctttttaataggttggttttgtttttagagaaatttaagaatattaagagaactaatcattgaaagtggtcctcatgacacttgtcaataaaagaagtgaagtgaaatgatcCCTATGACACTTGTCAGTAAAAGAAGTAAAGTAAAATGGTCCACATgatacttgtcatcaaaagaagttagaaAAAtgatcccaaaaaattaaagtaacatttgattttcccaattagaaaaccaacctattttttttgaaacatttatttataaaaccagcctattaaaaaggaactgaAGGAGTAATATTTATTTGTACCGATGAAGCCAAAGTCTCTATCCCCTTTATTTTAGCTTGGAGTAAAATAAATTCAATTGACGACATCAAACTGGTGGGCAACCACTCCACCACTCTGCTCCCATAGATTCCATCTTTTCTCCTACCTACGTAACCCACACTGCTTGCGTGGGCATCTCATTTTATTACACGTCAAAATGTCAAATCACAGTTTAGCAACACGTGTCAATGCTTAAGACCAAAAATTAGAAGCGCTATACGATATTAACCAGCATTACTTCGCAAGTGTTCTACTAACTACCACCGACTCTAAAAGCGATGCTGCTGTTTGTAGGTCCTTGAAGAATGCAAACCGTCAATTTATACCCGACACATCAAAAGGTTGCTGCTCCGTATAACATTTCTATATATATCTCAGCTGGATCCTTTACTTGAGTTTTGTTTTGATAATtcgaacaaagaaaaaaaaaatcagacagCAACAATGGCGACAACTACTGATACAAGAAACAAGGTTTGTAAATAAGACCCTGATTTACTTTGAGGTTGATTCGTTattctgattattttttttttataaataatttgtttgtttttttgcagGGGGAGAATGGAGCTAAGATTACCATTGAGAGCAGTAATGAAGAGCTGAAACATCTTGGATTCGTAAAAGTAGCTTATTTTAACATTTTAATTTTTGGGTCTAGTTTTTATGAATTCGTTAAAGATAATTCTGGACCATTCAAATCTGGGATTGGAAAAGTTGAGGGTATTGTTAGTCCTGTTCTTGACAAGTTCAGAGATGTACCTGTTCATCTTCTTGGATTTCTTGATAAGAAGGTACACTTTTTCCCTTAAATTTAAGGTTTTCAACATCCCCTATGAATTTATACTGGAGATATTATGATCTAATTTGATGAAAATATCTATACTGTTTATGAGTTGatttgtatggatgtgtgtggatTCATTGTTGTATGTTGTTCATACGTTTACGTTTCCTTGCATGGTTCAGTTGTTTCGGTTGTCAGATATTTAGATCTTGCTGTTGTACCTACCTAGAATGTGGACTACTAAGTGATATGttcataacttcaattgtttcctATGGCGACTAAATAATCTTTTCAATTCTCCAATGTCCATTACCAGCTATAGCTTGTTTAGATACCTACTGGGGGTTGGATATGTGTTGCTCCTCTTTGAAGGACGTTTATACTTAGTTGTGTTGTATAATCATGGCGAATTGGTTGGGGGAGACTTGGTGCATTACATTAGAGTTTTACCATGTTATAGACTGGATATTGATTAGGCCATAACAGTAGTACTGAAGTAGTGTCCCAAGTTGTTGAGGGCATGCGACATTTAGGATTATAGCTGCCTTTGTTGTTTATGTCTGCTTTACAAAATGTGATATATGGTATAATGCATAGCCGAACTCTTACATAAAATTTTCACCATGCCATCAACTGGATATTGTTCAAGGAACTATGGTTGCCTGCATTGTGTATGACTGCTTAACAAGACGTGATAGTAGCTCGGTGCCTAGTTGAAATTTTGGTGAAAGAAGgcttatagatttgtttttgtttACTGCAGGTTGATTTTGCTACAAATAAGTTCGATGAACATGCTCCTCCTATGGCTAAGCGGTTAGCCTGTCAAGCAAGGTCAATGGTTCAGAAGGCATTGGGATTGACCTCCAGTCTTGCATCCGAGGCTCAAACAAGAGGTGTAACTTTTGCCGCATGTTCTGCAATTACAAAGTCCAGAGAATGCTTAACAGAACAAACAGTAAACGCCTGGTGGACACTCAACCGTCTCACGCCATTTCGAATGGTGGCACAGGTGACAGTTCCCAGGGCTGCTCAGTTGTCAGAGAAGTATAATGACGTTGTCATGAGCATGTCAGAAAAAGGGTATACTGCCTCGAGCTACCTTCCACTGGTTCCACTCGACAAAATAGCCGAGACTTTCAGGAAGGGTAAAGcagtttcaaaagaaaagaagtcaagcTGAGGGATTTTAAATGGGTGAAGGTTTGGTTCGAGTATGGAGACTAGTGAAAGAGGAACAAGCATTTAGCCTAGAATCTAGTATGGATATCGAGAGTGTTGGTGAGGAGTGTACAGGGACTATGTGGTGTTGAACTTTGCGTATGTAAATATTATTAGTAATAACacgtccattttcttggttagTTTCTGCATTGGATGTGGAAGGGAATAGTGCTATTTAAGGGATGGTTTTATGATTTCCTTCTAGTTCTGGAATctggattttatttttgtttcaaaactaTCACATATGTTAAATGTTCGAATTCATCTCTAGCAGCGGAAGTAGACAGAGTAGTAGTGGCTGTTATGAGCGTTCAAGTAATCCAAAGACTGCCCAATAACTTGCATTTCATGATAGAAAGTTGCTTCTTTACAAGTTTTTTTTGTAATTGCTGTAAAAAGTAGGGGTGCTGGTGCTTTATTTCTCTGCTAAACTATAATAATCCACTGGAATTTCAGAGTGAACTCCATGAAGACGTAGGTCTGTTCAATATGAACTGGTTGCTTTTCATTTAGAGTGTCTGGTGAGACTATGATGAATGCATTGTGTTAAACTGTTGTCTCATGTCATTATTCAGGTATTGCCATCCTAGTTGGACAGGTTGTAAACTACTTCAGCTATATTGGTCGTTTCGTTGATTTCTTAATTTAATTTTATGTTTGCTGCCGTTTTTATTCTGTCATTGCTTCTACAGTTGTACCAGACTTTTTAGAATGCTTACCTGACTAATGGTTTGGATGTCTAAACTCTGAACTGCAGGTCACCCATGTAAAGGAGCTTTTGGTCTGTTGGTGCACTAATACGTATATATTCCCTTCTTCGGTGATTCAGGCAAGAGTTAGATCCTCAATTAGCCTGGTAAGTCATAAATCACCATATTCAGACAAGTACAATGAAGATGTCGATACACATCCTTCCTCCCTTCCACGTAGCCCTGGAGTTATATATGTCAACTATGTATACGCAAACTATGTTATAGAGTAGACATGCAGTACCGTCGTCGGATCAATGGTTGCCAGCTTATTTTCTCCTACTTGACCATGCTTGATTAGCCGTTTAGTGCAAGTAGAACTGTTAGTAAAACTAAGAGCTGATTAGTATCACTTCTGTTGGTTGCAGGTTGAATTGGCTACAAGCCTACAAGTAAATTGAATGAGCACGAAGCGCCCGTGGAAAAACTGGTAGCCAATATTGAAACTTCCCATAGAACTTGTATCTGATGGTCGTAGCCAGTCATGGAACGTCAATAGTTCAAACACATTTGAACATCCTCAGAGACTTGTATCCAATAGTTTAACAGGAGGTATAGCTCTTACAACATCTGAGGCAAGCTGGTATGTAGTCGGACATCAATGATTCAACGCGCATTTGTACTTCCCCAAAAACTCCTGCGAGAGTCTAACAGGAGGTATAACTATTGCAACATCCGCCACAAAGATGGTTAGCTAGTTAGGCAAGTCGATAGTCCAAGGTGCTCTGAAATTTCCCCTTAGGCTTGTGTTGAAGGGTCTACTAAGTGGTATAAGCATGACAGTATATCTTGCAGTTGAGATATTAAAAGATTTTTTGTAAGGTCAAAAGTGAAATCCTGGTGGATGCTTAACTGAGTTCCTCCTTTCCGAATGGTGGCACAAGTGACAATTTCTAAAGCTGCTCAGTTATCAGGGAAGTATAACCCTATACTCGCAAAAAGGTTATCTTCGTACTTGTGCTTGCTTTTTCTCTTCTAAAGTTCGAACGTTTCAGCCTCAGTTATGCGTCTAATTTTTAATTCGTTTTAACATCCCATTTGTCtacatctttctttccatattCATGTTTTACCTGTTCTTCTAAATTTTAGTTCTCTTTTCAGAGTATTTCTGATACTAGTGAAGCGTCATGCTGAGTGTACCAAGCGTTCAACGCTTAGCATAAACGATGTGATCGAAATCAAAACAGTTCTTCAGGAGTACATGGAGAATGGCTGGAACTAGATGTACCAGAGATTGCTCGTGCCACAAGTAAGTTAATACTGAAGCACACCATGCAACGTTTATCTAAAAGATTGCATGATTTCAACAAATGGAATTCAGAACTTAGGATTTAGAGCTCATCTCCACCATATTGGTTTATAGTGGAACCCTAATAGCATACTTTGGCAAACTGGAAAGGTGACCCTGATAGCCACAACCAAACCATTTATCTGCACACTAGAATCACATCATATTAGCATGCGACCCACATTCTGAACCTAGTTTGGCTTGATCTAAAGATTCTTTGAACTCATGGTAATTATCGCTATGGGGCTTTTACCTATATGTACCACATGATTCAAAATTCGTCTTCTCCTACTAACTGATCTACaagaaataaaaaccttaaatggTTGTATACTTAAGTTATGGTTTTGAACTATTTCTGTAGTAACCTGAAATTATAGATTAAACCTGAGAAAGTCTTAGTCTTAGTTTCTTTTCCCTCTTCATTGGTTGCTTTTCATGTGGAATTTCTGTTGGGACTATGGCAAATACATTGATCAATAGTTGGGTCCCTTGCTAGATATATACCACCAAGAATTCTTTTTATTGATTCATTCTCCACACCACCTACCAGCCCCTTTTAGAATATCTACCTAATGGTTAGGATATCTAAGCTGTAGGTCACCTTGTCAAAGGAGCttcttgtctgctgctgctccaaataTATATACGCCTGCAGCTGGGCTGAGAATTAGATCCTAAATTAATCTGGTCAGGTAAAATTCACTGTATATCAGGCAATTCCAGTGAATACAATGTTTGGCATCCTTAACCAGATCCCTGGAGTCAAAGACATTAGTGATGTCATAGGGTCAGCAAGCAGTACCGTAGGATCAATGGTTGTCAACTTATATGTTACTAGTTGGGCATACTTCATCTATGGTTCAGTGCTTGTGGAGTTACTTGTGAAACAAAAAAAGCTGATTCGTGTTACTTAATTTTGTTGTTTGCAGGTTGACTCTGTAGCCAATCAGGCAGGGTCTGTGGTTCAAGGTGCGTTGGAACTTCCTCAGGAACTTGTATCCGAG
Coding sequences within:
- the LOC113276628 gene encoding stress-related protein-like; this encodes MATTTDTRNKGENGAKITIESSNEELKHLGFVKVAYFNILIFGSSFYEFVKDNSGPFKSGIGKVEGIVSPVLDKFRDVPVHLLGFLDKKVDFATNKFDEHAPPMAKRLACQARSMVQKALGLTSSLASEAQTRGVTFAACSAITKSRECLTEQTVNAWWTLNRLTPFRMVAQVTVPRAAQLSEKYNDVVMSMSEKGYTASSYLPLVPLDKIAETFRKGKAVSKEKKSS